A stretch of Kaistella flava (ex Peng et al. 2021) DNA encodes these proteins:
- the aceB gene encoding malate synthase A, with amino-acid sequence METATQFQILPQEQYNDIFTSGLVSFLTELHSKFNNQRIELLHARTMKQAEFDHRQLPKFLPETEEIRTGNWVCNPIPKDLLDRRVEITGPVERKMVINALNSGSSTFMADFEDSNSPTWENCMDGQRNLSDAINRTISFENENGKKYELGENLATLLVRPRGLHLEEKNIEFDGQKASASLIDFGIYFFRNAKKLIENGSGPYFYLPKLEHYKEAKWWNDVFKFSQDYLEIPQGTIKATVLIETITAAFQLDEILYELKEHSSGLNCGRWDYIFSYIKKFRNLPEFLVPDRDQVTMASPFMSAYSKRVIQVCHKRNVHAMGGMAAQIPVKNNEAENEIAYAKVRADKEREVKNRHDGTWVAHPGLVSVAKKIFDEFMPTPNQIHKKFEEYHVSEENLLEIPKGTITENGVRKNINVGILYIESWLMGVGAAALYNLMEDAATAEISRTQIWQWLKNEAKLDDGRTLMPEMVLTWQEEELDKIKNYVGEDRYNNGKFELATELFDDLILNENFAEFLTLKAYQFI; translated from the coding sequence ATGGAAACGGCAACACAATTTCAAATTCTTCCTCAAGAACAATACAACGACATTTTCACCTCCGGATTAGTGAGTTTCTTAACGGAACTTCATTCAAAATTTAATAATCAAAGAATTGAGCTTCTTCATGCGCGAACAATGAAGCAAGCGGAATTCGATCATCGTCAACTTCCTAAATTTTTACCTGAAACTGAAGAGATCAGAACTGGGAATTGGGTTTGTAATCCAATTCCGAAAGATTTACTCGATAGAAGAGTGGAGATTACAGGACCTGTGGAAAGAAAAATGGTCATCAATGCGTTGAATTCTGGGTCTTCCACTTTTATGGCTGATTTCGAAGACAGCAATTCTCCGACTTGGGAAAATTGTATGGATGGACAAAGAAACCTTTCTGATGCAATCAACAGAACTATTAGTTTTGAAAATGAAAACGGTAAAAAATATGAACTTGGAGAAAATTTAGCAACGCTTTTAGTTCGTCCACGAGGTTTGCATTTAGAAGAGAAAAATATTGAATTTGATGGTCAAAAAGCATCTGCTTCTCTCATTGATTTCGGAATTTACTTCTTTAGAAATGCAAAAAAGCTAATTGAGAATGGAAGTGGACCTTATTTTTATTTACCAAAATTAGAACATTATAAAGAAGCAAAATGGTGGAATGATGTTTTCAAATTCTCTCAGGACTATTTAGAAATTCCACAAGGAACGATCAAAGCCACGGTTTTAATTGAAACCATTACAGCAGCTTTTCAACTGGACGAAATTTTATATGAATTAAAAGAACACAGTTCTGGTCTGAATTGTGGACGTTGGGATTACATTTTTTCCTACATCAAAAAATTTAGAAATCTTCCTGAATTTTTGGTTCCGGACCGAGATCAGGTTACGATGGCTTCTCCTTTTATGAGTGCTTATTCCAAAAGAGTCATTCAGGTTTGTCATAAAAGAAATGTTCACGCGATGGGCGGAATGGCCGCTCAGATTCCTGTAAAAAATAACGAGGCAGAAAACGAAATCGCTTACGCGAAAGTTCGTGCAGATAAAGAACGAGAAGTAAAAAACAGACACGACGGAACTTGGGTTGCGCATCCAGGATTGGTTTCTGTGGCCAAGAAAATCTTCGATGAATTCATGCCGACTCCAAACCAAATCCATAAAAAATTTGAAGAGTATCATGTATCAGAAGAAAACCTCCTTGAAATTCCAAAAGGAACGATTACTGAAAATGGCGTTAGAAAAAATATTAATGTCGGAATCTTATATATAGAATCATGGTTAATGGGAGTTGGAGCTGCGGCTTTATACAATTTAATGGAAGACGCCGCAACCGCAGAAATCTCCAGAACTCAAATTTGGCAATGGCTAAAAAATGAAGCAAAACTGGACGACGGCAGAACTTTAATGCCCGAAATGGTTTTGACCTGGCAAGAAGAAGAACTGGATAAAATCAAAAATTATGTTGGTGAAGATCGATACAACAATGGAAAATTCGAGTTGGCAACTGAACTTTTTGATGACCTCATTCTTAATGAAAACTTTGCAGAATTCCTGACTTTGAAAGCGTATCAGTTTATTTAA
- a CDS encoding LemA family protein has translation MIILIILAAIAIFFFYGISIYNRLVKLRTMVQEAWSSIDVMLKKRHDLIPNLVETVKGYATHERETFDSVTRARAAAMGANTIQEKEAAEKNLNQAMMNLNAVAEQYPDLKANTNFLQLQAELSTLEGDIEKSRRYYNGTVRENNILVDTFPSNIIANMYKFTKSAFFELDNIAERVVPNVQF, from the coding sequence ATGATCATCCTAATTATTCTGGCGGCGATTGCTATCTTTTTCTTTTACGGAATCTCCATCTACAACCGCTTGGTAAAATTGCGAACAATGGTTCAGGAAGCGTGGAGCAGCATCGATGTTATGTTGAAAAAACGTCACGATTTAATTCCGAACTTAGTGGAAACCGTAAAAGGATATGCTACCCACGAAAGAGAAACTTTTGATAGTGTGACTCGCGCCAGAGCCGCAGCAATGGGCGCAAATACCATTCAGGAAAAAGAAGCTGCAGAGAAAAATTTAAATCAGGCGATGATGAATTTGAATGCTGTTGCTGAACAATATCCGGATTTAAAAGCGAATACCAACTTCTTACAGCTTCAAGCAGAACTTTCAACCTTGGAAGGTGATATCGAGAAATCGAGAAGATATTATAATGGAACGGTTCGTGAAAACAATATTTTGGTAGATACTTTCCCAAGCAATATCATTGCGAATATGTACAAATTTACCAAATCTGCGTTCTTTGAACTCGATAATATTGCAGAGCGTGTGGTGCCGAATGTACAATTCTAA
- a CDS encoding ComF family protein, with protein sequence MFLVDLLFPNRCLECNRIIHHNEVVCELCFDQINFTHHHFSESNLLTEKCRLLFPIENAFALMQFEEESTSQKIIHQLKYGGREKIGKIISNWTLEKIDLRKSKIDLLVTIPLHPTKQKERGYNQLHLFADTLSKGLKIPCDHSLIKRNFYKKAQAQKRREQRTFNENLFSITKNISNQHILLIDDVFTTGNTMSAVAWQILKEGNNKVSVLVMAID encoded by the coding sequence ATGTTTTTAGTCGACCTACTTTTTCCGAATCGCTGTCTGGAATGTAACCGAATTATTCATCACAATGAAGTGGTTTGTGAATTGTGTTTTGACCAGATCAATTTTACCCATCATCATTTTTCGGAAAGCAATCTTCTAACGGAGAAATGCCGATTATTATTTCCGATAGAAAACGCTTTTGCTTTGATGCAGTTCGAAGAAGAAAGTACGAGTCAAAAGATTATTCATCAACTCAAATATGGAGGTCGAGAGAAAATTGGAAAGATCATTTCAAACTGGACTTTAGAAAAAATAGATTTAAGGAAGTCCAAAATAGATCTTTTAGTCACCATTCCACTTCATCCGACGAAACAGAAAGAGCGTGGCTATAATCAGTTGCATCTTTTTGCGGATACTCTTTCAAAAGGACTGAAAATCCCTTGTGACCATAGTTTAATTAAAAGAAATTTTTACAAAAAAGCTCAGGCTCAAAAACGTCGTGAACAAAGAACATTTAATGAAAATCTATTTTCAATAACTAAAAACATTTCGAATCAACATATCTTATTAATCGATGATGTTTTTACGACTGGAAATACAATGAGCGCCGTGGCCTGGCAAATTCTAAAAGAAGGAAATAATAAAGTCAGTGTTCTGGTAATGGCAATTGACTAA
- a CDS encoding DUF2207 domain-containing protein: protein MKRLLIGLFLLIFSFGFTQDVNSANGDAYNYEHILSFDSDIVISKDAETTITEKIKVYAEGINIKRGIFRSLPLWRNVNGKKIRIKYDILSVRKNGSNENYHTENSSDDYAIYFGDKDIILSPGVYDYELTYKTNDQIGFFEKYDEFYWNVNGTLWDFPVDEISAKVTLPEGAEILQQSCYTGSYGSKESNCIGKQFSTNTIEWSAKNLGRNQGLTIAVGFNKGIFTPPPPPGMLEKYGVLAMLIAAALGLLGYLYSSWQKYGIDPQKPVVYPQFNAPQNLSPASLGYLENEYYSAPMITAAIVSLAVKGYIKIIEDDKRILGIFGGKEYTLEKIKEQDQTLPKEEINLMNKLFSGEATSVSFDGKYNSKIENAVNDFKASLRFQHDGFLKKGNNTNKLFLPIIIIIVLYAAGLFFSYKISYSDVHLGAGIPLGAAALFAGIFISIFFERSNVVKALFALISIGLILILATIFSVDTERSENLGFYGSYGFLIIGFIAIVLYQYLIKQPTPEKLETQSLIEGFKMYLGTAEEKTLQFHNPPEMTTQVFEKMLPYAMVLGVDKIWGQKFQNMLKNSSLENQQYISSWYVGSSMMNMNFANTLTSSLSQSIASSSTQPSSSGSGSGGGGFSGGGGGGGGGGGW, encoded by the coding sequence ATGAAACGTTTATTAATAGGATTATTCCTGCTGATTTTCAGTTTTGGATTTACACAGGATGTGAATTCAGCTAATGGTGACGCGTATAATTATGAACACATCTTATCTTTTGATTCCGATATTGTGATTTCAAAAGATGCCGAAACTACGATTACAGAAAAAATCAAAGTTTATGCAGAAGGCATTAATATCAAACGGGGAATTTTTCGTTCACTTCCACTTTGGCGAAATGTTAATGGCAAGAAAATCAGAATTAAATATGATATCCTTTCGGTTCGAAAAAATGGTTCGAACGAAAATTATCACACTGAAAACTCGAGTGATGATTACGCTATTTATTTCGGAGACAAAGACATCATTTTATCGCCGGGAGTTTACGATTATGAACTGACGTACAAAACAAATGATCAGATTGGATTCTTTGAAAAGTATGATGAATTTTACTGGAACGTGAATGGAACTTTATGGGATTTTCCAGTTGATGAAATTTCCGCTAAAGTTACTTTACCGGAAGGTGCCGAAATCTTACAACAATCTTGTTATACAGGAAGCTACGGCTCGAAGGAATCCAATTGTATTGGTAAACAATTTTCTACGAATACTATTGAGTGGTCAGCAAAAAACTTAGGACGAAATCAAGGGTTAACAATTGCCGTTGGTTTTAACAAAGGAATTTTCACACCTCCGCCTCCACCCGGAATGCTGGAGAAGTACGGAGTTTTAGCGATGCTCATCGCGGCAGCTTTAGGATTGTTAGGCTACTTATATTCGAGCTGGCAGAAATATGGAATTGATCCGCAGAAGCCAGTTGTGTATCCACAATTTAATGCGCCACAAAATCTTTCACCTGCGTCTTTGGGTTACTTGGAAAATGAATATTATTCCGCTCCGATGATTACAGCAGCGATAGTAAGCTTGGCCGTTAAAGGTTACATTAAAATCATTGAAGATGATAAAAGGATTTTAGGAATTTTCGGTGGCAAAGAATACACTTTAGAAAAAATAAAAGAACAGGATCAAACTTTACCGAAAGAAGAAATCAACCTGATGAATAAATTATTTTCGGGTGAAGCAACAAGTGTTTCTTTTGATGGAAAATACAATTCAAAAATTGAAAATGCGGTTAATGATTTCAAAGCAAGTCTAAGGTTTCAACATGATGGTTTTTTAAAAAAAGGAAATAACACCAATAAACTCTTCTTGCCTATCATTATTATTATTGTCTTATACGCCGCAGGATTATTTTTTAGTTACAAAATAAGTTACAGCGATGTTCACTTAGGCGCAGGAATTCCTTTGGGTGCGGCGGCTTTATTTGCAGGAATTTTCATTTCTATATTTTTTGAAAGATCGAACGTGGTTAAAGCTCTATTTGCTTTAATTTCAATAGGACTCATTTTAATTCTGGCGACGATATTTTCAGTCGATACGGAACGGTCAGAAAACTTAGGCTTTTACGGAAGTTATGGATTTTTGATCATCGGATTTATCGCAATCGTTCTTTACCAATATCTCATCAAACAACCCACTCCTGAAAAATTAGAAACCCAATCACTCATCGAAGGTTTCAAAATGTACTTGGGAACGGCAGAAGAGAAAACCTTACAGTTTCATAATCCACCAGAAATGACTACACAGGTTTTTGAAAAGATGTTGCCTTATGCGATGGTTTTGGGCGTTGATAAAATTTGGGGTCAAAAATTTCAAAATATGCTGAAGAATTCATCTTTAGAAAACCAGCAATACATCTCCAGTTGGTACGTAGGAAGTTCAATGATGAATATGAACTTTGCCAATACTTTAACTTCATCTTTATCGCAATCAATCGCAAGTTCTTCAACCCAACCATCCAGTTCAGGAAGTGGATCTGGCGGAGGTGGATTCTCCGGAGGTGGTGGCGGAGGTGGCGGCGGAGGCGGCTGGTAA
- a CDS encoding helix-turn-helix domain-containing protein, with amino-acid sequence MTSDSDFIKTIFGLKMKQFRQKKNYSLQDLANATGVSKSYLNEIENGKKYPKHDKIAQLATALNCTYDDLVSTKLDKSLAPIAEIIQSDFFKEIPLELFGINKTNLINIISDAPKKVTAFINTLIEISKNYNLSKERFFFAVIRSFQELQDNYFPDLEEKAETYLIENNLSVKPNSDEFELILQEQFQYEIKSMDLEQYGASGKLRSLFIPEKKLLLLNELLDEDQKTFIFAKEIGFNVLNLNPRPNTYSWLDFTNFEELLNNYYASYFAGALLIRKEILTRKLNEFFQNQEWNPEIFETIIEEFTNSPETFYYRLTNILPAEMGIKDVFYLCFTKKKDSNKVQILKELHLNQQQAPHANATNEHYCRRWVAVKNLSNLKDNEKLTDAQISHYKDSGLTYLVLSTSQKNPFSDGTNRSYCVGILLNSNSLKKIKFAKSDQIKTVNVGVTCEFCSIPDCEVRQAPPSRLEKEIFNENMKKSIQQIRKEML; translated from the coding sequence ATGACAAGCGACAGTGATTTTATAAAAACAATTTTTGGATTGAAAATGAAGCAGTTCCGACAAAAGAAGAACTATTCTTTACAAGATCTTGCGAATGCGACGGGCGTTTCCAAATCTTATTTAAATGAGATTGAGAACGGTAAAAAATATCCGAAGCACGATAAAATTGCGCAACTTGCCACAGCGTTGAACTGTACTTATGACGATCTAGTTTCCACAAAACTGGATAAAAGTTTAGCACCGATAGCTGAAATTATACAGTCCGATTTTTTCAAGGAAATTCCGCTTGAACTTTTTGGTATTAATAAAACCAACCTCATCAATATCATCAGTGATGCTCCGAAAAAAGTCACAGCTTTCATTAATACTTTAATTGAAATTTCGAAGAATTATAATTTGAGTAAAGAGCGTTTTTTCTTTGCGGTGATCAGAAGTTTTCAGGAATTGCAGGATAATTATTTCCCCGATCTGGAAGAAAAAGCAGAAACCTATTTGATTGAAAATAACCTATCCGTAAAACCAAACTCCGACGAATTCGAACTTATTTTACAAGAACAGTTTCAATATGAAATCAAATCGATGGATCTGGAACAATACGGCGCTTCAGGTAAATTACGCTCACTTTTTATTCCAGAAAAGAAACTTCTTTTATTGAATGAACTTTTAGATGAAGATCAGAAAACCTTTATTTTCGCGAAAGAAATCGGTTTTAATGTGCTCAACTTAAATCCTCGTCCGAACACTTATTCCTGGCTGGATTTTACCAATTTTGAAGAACTGCTGAATAATTATTATGCTTCTTATTTCGCAGGCGCTTTATTAATTCGTAAAGAAATTTTAACCCGTAAGTTGAATGAATTCTTTCAAAACCAAGAATGGAATCCCGAAATTTTCGAAACCATAATTGAAGAATTTACCAATTCACCTGAAACATTCTATTATAGACTCACCAATATTCTTCCCGCAGAAATGGGAATTAAAGATGTTTTTTATTTATGTTTTACAAAAAAGAAAGATTCCAATAAAGTACAGATATTAAAAGAATTGCACCTCAATCAACAACAAGCTCCTCACGCAAACGCAACCAATGAACATTATTGCCGTCGCTGGGTTGCAGTGAAAAATCTTTCAAACTTAAAAGACAACGAGAAACTGACCGACGCGCAAATCTCTCATTATAAAGACAGCGGTTTGACTTATCTTGTACTTTCAACATCGCAAAAAAATCCGTTTTCTGATGGAACAAATAGAAGTTATTGTGTAGGTATTTTATTGAATTCTAATTCTTTAAAGAAAATTAAATTTGCGAAAAGCGATCAGATTAAAACCGTGAATGTTGGTGTAACATGTGAATTTTGCAGCATTCCAGATTGTGAAGTTCGACAAGCTCCACCTTCAAGACTGGAGAAAGAAATCTTTAATGAAAATATGAAGAAGTCGATTCAGCAGATTCGAAAGGAAATGCTTTAA
- a CDS encoding GlsB/YeaQ/YmgE family stress response membrane protein, whose product MGILWTLIIGAVAGWLGSQIFKGGSLGLIGNIIVGIVGGFIGYWLLGSTFGTAVVGQILTGAVGAIVLLAIINLLTRGKV is encoded by the coding sequence ATGGGAATTTTATGGACTTTGATTATCGGTGCTGTCGCAGGATGGTTAGGATCTCAAATTTTTAAAGGTGGAAGCCTAGGTTTAATCGGAAATATTATCGTCGGAATCGTCGGTGGATTTATCGGATATTGGCTTTTAGGTTCTACTTTCGGAACAGCAGTTGTTGGACAAATTCTTACTGGAGCCGTTGGTGCAATTGTTCTATTAGCAATCATTAACTTATTGACCAGAGGAAAAGTATAA
- a CDS encoding polyribonucleotide nucleotidyltransferase, whose protein sequence is MNAPQAIIEKFQLSDGREITIETGKLAKQANGAVVVRMGGTMLLATVVASKDAKPGVDFLPLTVDYREKFYSAGKIPGNFFRREARPSDEEILTMRLVDRVLRPLFPSDFHAEVQVMISLISYDKECMPESLAGLAASAAIAITDIPFNGPMSEVTVARIDGKLVVNPSMENLAKADLNIMVGATKDSIVMVEGEMEEISEQEMIEAIKFAHEEIKVQVAAQERLAERVGKSLPKREYTHEDHNEEIREKVWAATYDKVLDIAKTPSAKEERHDNFQAVLADFLTQYSEEELVTVTPYAKIYFHDVEKEAMRQMILNDKIRLDGRSPETIRPIWSEVDYLPGAHGSAIFTRGETQSLTAVTLGSVKDANMVDTVAINYDQKFFLHYNFPPFSTGEARPLRGTSRREVGHGNLAQRALAKMIPTENPYTIRIVSDILESNGSSSMATVCAGTLALMDAGVQISKPVSGIAMGLVTDPKSGKFTVLSDILGDEDHLGDMDFKVTGTADGITACQMDIKVEGLSMDIMEKALIQAKDGRLHILNELLKTLDAPRPDVKPHAPKMEVLEISKDFIGAIIGPGGKIIQQMQKDFETVIAIEEIGEIGRIEISGVSRENINATIAAINEICFVPVVGSVYNGKVVKVMDFGAFVAIAKGTEGLLHISEIEWARLDKVPYNEGDMVEVKFMGYDDRKKMKLSRKVLLDRPAREERPARDDRPRDDRPQGDRPQHRQDKPQNGGGHNPENNG, encoded by the coding sequence ATGAATGCTCCACAAGCAATTATTGAAAAATTTCAATTAAGTGATGGTAGAGAAATTACCATCGAAACAGGAAAATTAGCAAAACAAGCTAATGGTGCTGTAGTAGTAAGAATGGGAGGCACAATGCTTCTTGCAACAGTTGTCGCAAGCAAAGACGCGAAACCAGGTGTTGATTTCTTACCTTTAACAGTAGATTACAGAGAGAAATTTTATTCAGCAGGAAAAATTCCAGGAAACTTTTTCAGAAGAGAGGCTAGACCATCTGACGAAGAAATTTTAACAATGAGATTAGTTGACCGTGTTTTGCGTCCACTTTTCCCATCAGATTTCCATGCAGAAGTTCAGGTGATGATTTCACTGATTTCTTATGATAAAGAATGTATGCCAGAATCTTTGGCAGGATTAGCCGCTTCTGCTGCAATCGCAATTACCGATATTCCTTTCAACGGACCAATGTCTGAAGTTACTGTTGCGAGAATCGACGGTAAATTGGTTGTTAACCCAAGTATGGAAAATCTTGCAAAAGCAGATTTGAACATTATGGTTGGTGCAACGAAAGACTCTATCGTAATGGTAGAAGGTGAAATGGAAGAAATTTCTGAACAGGAAATGATCGAAGCCATTAAATTCGCACACGAAGAAATTAAAGTTCAAGTAGCAGCTCAAGAAAGATTAGCTGAGAGAGTTGGTAAATCTCTTCCAAAAAGAGAATATACGCACGAAGATCACAACGAAGAAATTCGTGAAAAAGTTTGGGCAGCAACTTATGATAAAGTATTGGATATTGCTAAAACTCCTTCTGCTAAAGAAGAAAGACATGACAACTTCCAAGCTGTATTAGCTGATTTCTTAACTCAGTATTCTGAGGAAGAATTAGTAACAGTAACACCTTACGCAAAAATCTATTTCCACGATGTAGAAAAAGAAGCAATGCGTCAAATGATTTTGAACGATAAAATCCGTTTGGATGGAAGAAGTCCGGAAACGATTCGTCCAATCTGGTCAGAAGTTGATTATTTACCAGGAGCACACGGTTCTGCAATCTTTACAAGAGGAGAAACTCAGTCATTGACTGCAGTAACTTTGGGATCTGTAAAAGATGCAAATATGGTGGACACGGTTGCAATCAACTACGATCAAAAATTCTTCTTACACTATAACTTCCCACCGTTTTCAACTGGTGAGGCAAGACCTTTAAGAGGAACTTCAAGAAGAGAAGTTGGTCACGGAAACTTAGCGCAAAGAGCTTTGGCGAAAATGATCCCTACAGAAAACCCTTACACCATCCGTATCGTTTCTGATATTTTAGAATCAAATGGTTCGTCTTCAATGGCAACTGTTTGTGCTGGAACTTTAGCATTAATGGATGCCGGTGTTCAAATTTCAAAACCAGTTTCCGGGATTGCAATGGGATTGGTAACTGATCCAAAATCAGGTAAATTCACGGTACTTTCTGATATCTTAGGAGACGAAGATCACTTAGGTGATATGGACTTTAAAGTAACAGGAACTGCAGACGGAATCACGGCTTGTCAAATGGATATTAAAGTGGAAGGACTTTCAATGGACATTATGGAAAAAGCATTAATCCAGGCGAAAGACGGAAGATTGCATATCCTTAATGAATTGTTGAAAACGCTTGACGCACCAAGACCAGACGTGAAACCACACGCACCGAAAATGGAAGTATTGGAAATCTCCAAAGACTTCATCGGAGCGATCATCGGACCTGGAGGAAAAATCATTCAGCAAATGCAGAAAGATTTCGAAACGGTTATCGCGATTGAAGAAATTGGCGAAATCGGAAGAATCGAAATTTCTGGTGTTAGCAGAGAAAATATCAACGCAACAATTGCAGCGATTAACGAGATTTGTTTCGTTCCTGTAGTTGGAAGTGTTTACAACGGTAAAGTTGTTAAAGTAATGGATTTCGGAGCATTCGTAGCGATTGCAAAAGGAACAGAAGGTTTACTTCACATTTCAGAAATCGAATGGGCGCGTTTGGACAAAGTTCCTTACAACGAAGGCGATATGGTAGAAGTGAAATTCATGGGTTACGATGATCGTAAGAAAATGAAACTTTCAAGAAAAGTTCTTTTAGACCGCCCAGCTCGTGAAGAAAGACCAGCGAGAGATGATCGTCCAAGAGATGATCGTCCGCAAGGCGACAGACCTCAACATAGACAAGACAAACCGCAAAATGGCGGTGGACATAATCCTGAAAATAACGGATAA
- the der gene encoding ribosome biogenesis GTPase Der produces MSNIVAIVGRPNVGKSTLFNRFLERREAIVDSTAGVTRDRHYGKSDWNGVEFTVIDTGGYEVDTEDAFQGEIIKQVELAVDEATSIIFMLNVAEGLTDTDIEIHEMLRRANKPVYIVVNKADSAKEELAATEFYQLGISKYYTMSSATGSGTGELLDDIVKDFPTTEYKDPFEGLPKITIAGRPNVGKSTLTNALLDKEQNIVTDVAGTTRDSIQTLYNKFGHEFVLVDTAGMRRKAKVKEDLEFYSVMRSVRSIEYSDIVIIMVDATLGWESQDMNIFGLAQKNRKGIVIVVNKWDLVEKETNTTRDFEARIKEKIGQFTDIPILFVSALTKQRILKTVEVAMEVYANRAKKIKTSKLNEIMLPIFEKTPPPALKGKYVKIKYCVQLPTPSPQFVFFCNLPQYVKEAYKRFTENQLRKEFGFTGVPIEIYFRQK; encoded by the coding sequence ATGTCGAATATCGTCGCCATAGTAGGACGTCCCAACGTTGGGAAATCCACCCTTTTTAACCGTTTTCTAGAACGTAGAGAAGCAATTGTAGATTCAACCGCCGGAGTTACCAGAGACCGTCATTACGGAAAATCTGACTGGAACGGAGTTGAATTTACCGTAATCGACACAGGAGGTTATGAAGTAGATACTGAAGATGCATTCCAGGGAGAAATCATCAAACAGGTTGAATTAGCCGTAGATGAAGCGACTTCGATCATCTTCATGCTGAACGTTGCTGAAGGTTTAACAGATACTGATATCGAAATTCATGAAATGTTACGCCGTGCCAATAAGCCGGTGTACATCGTGGTTAATAAAGCAGATTCTGCGAAAGAAGAATTAGCTGCAACCGAATTTTATCAGTTGGGAATTTCAAAATATTACACCATGTCTTCTGCAACAGGTTCCGGAACAGGAGAGTTGTTGGATGATATCGTAAAAGATTTCCCGACTACCGAATACAAAGATCCTTTCGAAGGTTTACCAAAAATTACGATTGCAGGAAGACCAAATGTTGGAAAGTCTACTTTGACCAACGCGCTTTTAGACAAAGAACAAAATATTGTAACTGATGTTGCGGGAACAACGCGCGATTCTATCCAAACTTTATACAATAAATTCGGACATGAATTTGTTTTGGTTGATACGGCCGGAATGCGTCGTAAAGCCAAAGTAAAAGAAGATTTAGAATTCTATTCAGTAATGCGTTCTGTTCGTTCTATCGAGTATTCTGATATCGTAATTATCATGGTTGATGCCACTTTAGGCTGGGAATCTCAGGATATGAACATTTTCGGATTGGCTCAGAAAAATAGAAAAGGAATCGTAATCGTTGTTAATAAATGGGATTTGGTTGAAAAAGAAACCAATACAACCCGTGATTTCGAAGCAAGAATTAAAGAAAAAATTGGTCAGTTTACCGATATTCCAATTCTTTTCGTTTCAGCTTTAACGAAACAGAGAATTCTGAAAACGGTTGAAGTTGCGATGGAAGTTTATGCCAACAGAGCCAAGAAAATTAAAACTTCTAAGTTAAATGAAATTATGCTTCCCATTTTTGAAAAAACGCCGCCACCAGCATTGAAAGGGAAATACGTGAAAATTAAATATTGCGTACAACTTCCAACGCCAAGTCCGCAGTTCGTATTTTTCTGCAACTTACCTCAATATGTGAAAGAAGCCTACAAAAGATTTACTGAAAATCAACTTCGAAAAGAGTTCGGATTCACCGGAGTTCCTATTGAAATTTATTTTAGACAAAAATAA
- the upp gene encoding uracil phosphoribosyltransferase has protein sequence MIINLSDHFSLVNTWINELRNVDIQSDRLRFRRNMERIGEIAAFEISKGFETKEIEITTPLDTIKATEIAVQPVITTILRAGVPLFQGILNYLDNADCGFVAAYRKHDANDYFSIKQDYLTCPSIDGRPLIVADPMLATGASLIEAIKDLLNHGKPTQLHIVAAIASQQGVDTIQKEYPEAKIWVGVIDEKLTSKGYITPGLGDAGDLSYGEKLQR, from the coding sequence ATGATAATAAATCTTTCAGACCACTTTTCTCTCGTAAATACATGGATTAATGAACTTCGAAATGTAGATATACAAAGTGACCGATTAAGATTCCGTCGCAATATGGAACGAATTGGAGAAATCGCCGCCTTTGAAATCAGTAAAGGTTTCGAAACTAAAGAAATTGAAATCACCACGCCTTTAGATACAATTAAAGCAACAGAAATAGCGGTACAACCCGTAATTACCACTATTCTGCGAGCAGGAGTTCCTTTGTTTCAAGGGATTTTAAATTATCTTGATAACGCAGATTGTGGCTTCGTCGCTGCTTACAGAAAACATGACGCCAATGACTATTTTTCCATTAAACAGGATTATTTAACATGTCCCAGTATTGATGGAAGACCTTTGATTGTCGCGGATCCAATGTTGGCAACTGGTGCAAGTTTAATTGAAGCCATCAAAGATTTATTAAACCACGGAAAACCGACACAACTTCATATCGTTGCAGCGATCGCTTCTCAACAAGGAGTTGACACGATTCAAAAAGAGTATCCTGAAGCAAAAATCTGGGTTGGAGTTATTGATGAAAAACTAACTTCAAAAGGGTATATCACGCCAGGTTTAGGAGATGCAGGAGATTTATCTTATGGCGAGAAATTACAGAGATAA